The genomic stretch GAGTACTACGGGATAGCGCTGGATGATCTCAAAGCAAAGACCCGAAAGAAAGAAATTGTAGCTGCACGACAGGTCGCGATGTATTTTTGCAAAGAATTTACCAATCATTCTTTGAAATCGATCGGTTATCACTTCGGTGGCAGAGACCACTCCACGGTAATCCATGCCGTACAGACAGTGAATGATATGATGGAGACAGATACTTCATTCAGAAACGCTGTGATGGAGCTGAAGAAAAAATTTAAGATGAGGTCTTATTGATACATCTGGTTATCCTCGATTATATAATTGTAAGTTCTATTCATTCAACTTTTTACTCATAGTTTCCTCAAAACGCTGTAGCAGTCTGATGTAGCGTTTATGGATGTTGACAAGAAATTTTTCCTGAGTGTCAATCTCATAGACTGGACTGTATTGAATCCTATCAATCACGATATCCAGCCAGGCTTTCCCGTCATCAATAAGGTCTGCATGAAACGCTTCCACTGTAAGATCTCTGGATCCTGAATAAGGGCCTTTTCCAAGTTGTTTGAAGTAGCTGGTAAGTAAATCCAGTGCAAGCTCATGGGTTTTTTCAAAGCAGATCAACAGCTGTCTTGAGTGAGCCTCGCTAAATTCACTGCTTTTTGCCCGTCTAGAGTAGTCCACGAGTTCTTCTAATGAGTTGCTGAATTCAACATGGGCTTGCGCAGGGTTTTTAGCTAATGTTTTCAATGTAGTAGTGTTTTGCAGATAGATTCAAAATAAGAAAATATGGTGAATAAATTCTATTGTTAAGAGATTGTTTTGTTTTAGGCTATATTAAAAATCTTAATTTGAACTTTGGCACGGATTTTTTTTAATTTTTTTTCGCCCTCCTTCGGGTATTTGAGGAAGTGGGAAAAATTCGATTTTCTGAAAAACAGGTTCTTTTCATGAATAAAAATTAAAATTTTTGATATAAATCACTCGATATAGGGTTTTAAAACTTAATCTTTTGGTGATTGTCGTGTTCATTTTTTTGGTTTAGGGGTACCTGGGAATTTAATTTTCGTTGCGCGCTTTTTGAATTTATATATATTTGTTCTGCACGATTATGAAACATTAACAGTTTCACTATCCATTTATCACAACCAAACTAAACAAAACCTTTATGAAGAAAATTTTACTATTTTCTTTCTTGATGGTCCTTGCAGGTTTAGCCTGGGCCCAAAACCGTACTATAGAAGGTACGGTGACGTCTTCATCAGACGGGACCACTTTACCTGGAGTAAGTGTCATCTTGAAAGGAACTCAGAACGGAACGATTACCGACATTGACGGTAAGTACCAATTGACTGTACCAAGTACAGGAGGAGTATTGATATTCTCATTTGTAGGCATGACCTCAACTGAGATCGAAATTGGAAATCAATCTACCATCGACGCACAGTTAGGGGAAGATATAACCCAGTTGAATGAAGTAGTGGTTACGGCTCTAAATGTGGAGCGTGAGAAAAAGACCTTGGGTTACGCTACCCAAGAAGTAGTGGCTGAAAATCTAAGGGTAGCGAGAGAAACTAACCTGAATGAGGCCCTAGCCGGTAAGATATCAGGTGTACAGGTAGTTTCAGGTTCTGGAGCCAAGTTTGGTGAGGCAGTAGTCCGAATACGAGGTGTAAGGGGATTTGGAGGCGGTTCGCCCCTTTACGTGGTAGATGGAGTCCCTATCGCTGATCCTGCTTCAATCAATATGGACAATGTGGCATCGATCAACGTGCTAAAAGGAGCGAATGCATCCGCTTTATATGGTTCGCGTGCTAAAGAAGGTGTGATCATCATTACCATGAAGAGAGCTAAAGCTGGAGCAATGACGATTGACTTCAACAATACGACCACATTTGAGAATGTTTCTGTAATGCCTAAGTATCAAAATGAATACGGTGGCGGTTATTCTCAGGACTTCGAAACATTCACTTTCAATCCTGCAACGGATGATCCAGCTTTAGCAGGATTAAACGGGGCACTTATTCCTAATTTTTCTGCGGATGAAAGCTGGGGTCCACGTATGGATGGCCGTCAGGTAGCCCAGTGGGATGCTTTTACTCCGGGAACTGAAACTTATGGTCAGACTCGACCATGGTCTCCAAATCCAGACAACGTGAAGAATTTCTTTAACACTGGAGTAGGTGTACAGAATAGTTTGAATATCGGAAAAGCTGGCGAGGGATATAATGTCAATGCAACAGTGACTAATGTGAACAGAACTGGAGTATTACCCAACACAAATCAAGGGAGAACATTTTTGAACTTGAACGCAAGTGTTGATCTAGCAAAAGGATTGACAATGCGGATAATGAGTAATTATAACAGAACCAATACTTTTGGTAACCTTACTGAGGGATACCAAGGCAGTGTTTCCCAGAATTTCAATCAGTGGTTCCAGCGCCAGTTGGATATGGACTTGTTAAAAAGGTATTATAGAATGCCTGATGGCCGATATACGAGTTGGAATATAAATTCAGCCAGAAACTCTACACCACTTTATTGGAACAACCTTTACACTGAACAATACGGTAATATTGCCGAATCCCAAAAAGATGTGTACAATGGTAAATTTGGATTGTCTTATGAAATTGTTGATGGACTTTCTGTAGTTGCAAATGCAAGCCGTTATTACGAATCATATCGATGGGATGATCGAATTGCCTCTGGAACCCTTGAGCTTGATCGATATAGACAAGGTACAGAGGAGCGTACAGAAGATAACTTTGAATTCATGGGTCAGTACAACAAAGTGACTGAGAATTTTTCTATATCGGCTCTAGCGGGTGGTAATATTCGTTTTGATAAAGCCAGTGAAAACAGAATAGAAACAGCAGGTGGACTTTCAGTACCTGATCTATATAACGTGAGCGCTTCAGTGGACAGACCTGTTGTGGAAAACGAATTCGGCAATAGAGAAGTGAGATCACTATTTGCACAAGCGAGTGTAGGGTATAAGGAGATTTTATTCCTTGATGCATCGATTCGACGGGATTGGGATTCTGTGTTGCCAGCAGACAATAATGCTTTTACCTACCCGGCTATTTCTACCTCATTTATTTTCTCCGAGCTTTTGGGTAACCAAAATATTTTATCATTTGGTAAACTTCGTGCAGGCTATGCTGAAGTTGGTAGTGAGTTAGATCCGTATCAGTTAGATCCCACCTATGCATTAGGTACACCTTATAATGGCAATCCAACTATGGGTTATCCTAACGAGTTAGTTGATCCAACTTTACGGCCAAGTACTACTTCGGCACTTGAAACAGGTATAGAGCTAGCTTTCCTAAATGGTCGTATCCGTACGGAGTTTTCTTATTTCTATTACGACAACACCAACGAGATCATTAGAACTGAGGTGCCTAGCACAACTGGTATAAATTTTTACACTATCAATGCGGGTAAGACTTATACACGAGGATGGGATGCTACGATCGGTGGTACACCGATTCAATCAGCTAACTTTAACTGGGATATTAACTTCAATTTTGCACGAAGCAGAAACTTTATTGAAGAGATTTATCCGGGAATAGACGCAGTTCAGTTGATAAATGGTTTCCTTGGTGACCGTGTCTCTGGAGGATGGGGTTCTATCTCAGCAAGAGCTAAAGTAGGTGAAGAGTGGGGAACTATCATTGGAGCCAAGTATGAGAGAGATGAAGCAGGTAGAATTGTGGTTGGAGCTGATGGTATTCCTTTGCAGGTACAGAATCAAGTATTAGGAACTGTACTTCCTGATTATACAGGCGGTATTTTTAACAGATTTACTTACAAAGATTTTGAGTTAAGCTTTACAATTGATTGGCAGATTGGTGGTAAGATCAATTCCATTACCAATATGTTCAACGCCTATTCAGGATTGGGAGAAATGACCGTGGGTAACAACGATAAAGGAGTACCTATGCGGGATGCAGTAGAAGACGGTGGTGGTCTGAAGTTTGACGGAGTATATGCAGATGGAACTGAAAATGACACTTATCTAGAGACTGATGCCTATTGGAAGTCACTATTCGGTCTACACGAAGCTTGGGTTTATGATGCAAGCTATGTAAAGCTACGTGAGATCAGGTTCGGTTATAATCTTCCTCAGTCTTTGCTTCAGCGCACCAATTTCTTAAGAACTGCAGCAGTAGCGGTAGTGGCAAACAACCCATGGTTGATTAAAACAAATGTACCAGGATTGGATCCTTCCCAGTTGTCAGGTGATACGAGAACTTCCCGTAATAATGGGGCATGGGTAGATAGTGGACAACTTCCCGCTACACGTTCTATTGGTTTTGATATTCGTTTAGGATTCTAATAAATAAGAAACATGAAAAAAATAATTTCAAAATATATACTTATCGGGATGGTTACTGTTGGAGTAGCATCCTGTGATATTGGAGATTTTGGGGATACTAACGTAAACCCTAATGAAACAACTCAGGCAATTCCATCTTCCTTATTGACTAATTCAATCAATAGTTTGAAGGGTACAGTTGATGCTCCTCAGGGTTCACTTTATTCTCAATATCTGGCAAATTCCCAATATACGAGTGCAGATAATTACCTGACCATCATATTTGATTATGGCGCTATATATAGAGGAGCTTTGATGGATCTTGAGCAAATTATTTTGGTTAACTCCAATGAAGAAACCATGGTGGAAGCATCTAGGTATGGTTCCAATGAGAATCAGATTGCTGTTGCTCAAATACTTCAGTCTTATTATTTCCAGAGAACAACAGATCGATGGGGAGATATTCCCTATTCTCAGGCTTTGAATATTGCTGATGGAGTACGCCAACCGGCATTTGATGCACAATCAGATATTTATGCTGGGATTTTGGCTACGCTAAAAACTGCTCAAGCAAACATATCTACAACTGCTCCTGTACAGGGGGATATCCTTTTCGATGGGGATATGGATATGTGGAAGAAGTTCGCCAATACACTCCGGATGGTGATGGCTTTGAGATTATCAGAGGTAGACCCGACAACTGGCGCCGCTGAATTTGCTTCTGCGGTAAATGATGGGGTGATTGCTTTGGATAATAGCGAAAATATTTTCTACGCTAACCTACCGGAAGCTGCTTTCCAGAATGCATGGTTTGAAAGATTCCTTACCCGTAGGGATTATGCTGTAGCCAATACCTTGGTAGATAGAATGCAGACTGTAGCAAACGGTGGAGTACTCAATGTAGCCATGGATCCTCGGCTTCCTGTTTATGCCGACCCTACAGAAAATGGTGGTAAGTATGTGGGGATGCCCTATGGACTTTCCGAAGCTAGATCCGGAGCTATTCCAAACACAAATAAATCTTTCTTAGGAGAGGAATTACGTGCTCAGGATGCTCCAAATTATATCTTCACTTCAGCTCAGGTGTTGTTTTCTATGGCTGAAGCAGTTCATAGAGGATGGATAGCTGGAGATGCCGAAGCGCTGTATTATCAAGGTATTGAAGCTTCCTTGGAACAATATGAAGTAGCTAGTGGATATGCTACTTACATATCAAATTCATGGGTTCAATATGATAATGCCAGAGCTTTAGAGAAGATAAATACCCAAAAGTGGATAGCCAACTTCTTGAACGGCTATGAAGCTTGGGCAGAATGGAGAAGAACTGGTTATCCAGATCTGAAGCCAGGAGAAGATGCGCTGAATGCCAGTGGTCAGATTCCAGTGCGTCAAGCATATCCCTTGTTCGAGGTTAACCTTAACTCCACAAATTACGCGGCTGTAGTAGCCCGTCAAGGTGAAGATGGGTTGGATACACCAGTATGGTGGGATGTTGATTAATCTAAGCTGAAAATATAAAATGCCATCTGCAATTTGTGGATGGCATTTTTATGCTTTGTGCACATATGAAGAGAAAACTACCACACTTATTATTCTTCTTGCTTTTAACTCCCATCCTCTTTGCCCAAGAGGTGACCAAGTCAATATTCTTTGATCAGGACTATTCCGAAACTCCCCTTACAGTGGTGCTGGATAATCTTCAAAAACATACGGAAAGCCGATTTTTCTATAAAAAGGAGTGGGGAATAGAAGGCTTTCTTGTTACTGCCAAACAAGGTGAAAACGCTATAGATTACATTGAAAACCTATTAAAAAATTATGGTTATAGTATTGTCCACTATAACGAGCTGTTGATCATTGTCAACCAGGAAGGGCTAGAGGCATACCGTTACGAGAAGTGGGAAGAAGATGATGCCAATCTCAATGGATACAAACTAATAGGAGCCGGAAAGCCGGAAAACTCGAATTTACCGGTCACACTTTCTGGTAGGATCACGGATGCCGGCGAAAATGAACCATTGATAGGGGCAAGCATACAAGTAGTAGGCAGCGAAAAGGGAGTGGTTACCGACCTAGACGGCAACTATGAACTGAAGATTATACCTGGAAAGCATAAGTTACTGGTTCAGTATTCAGGATATGAACCTCAATCCGTTCCGATTCAGTTGATCAATACTGGGCAACTGGATGTAGGACTTTTCAACGAAACGCTCAAATTAGAAGAGTTCACTATTACTGCTAGAAGCCAGGATGTTTCTGTATCCGAGAAAATTGCCGGTAGGGAAATTCTGGATATTGCGGTAATCAAAAGCTTGCCCACATTTATGGGCGAGGTTGACCCAGTCAAAAGCCTTATATCTCTTCCGGGGGTGAGTTCAGTCGGCGAGGGGACGTCTGGTTTTAATGTTCGTGGAGGAGATCCGGGACAAAATCTGGTCATGATGGACGGGGCAATTGTATATAATAGTTCCCATCTGTTTGGCTTCTTTGGTGCATTTAATTCAGACTTGATCAGGGATGTGGAATTATACAAAGGAGGTGGCCCGGCTAATTATGGCGGGAGAGTCTCATCTGTGCTTAATGTGAACCTTCGCAACGGAAACTCCCAAGGGATGGAAGTACAGGGTGGGATAGGTTTGATTTCCTCCCGACTTTTAGTAGAAGGTCCATTGAAGAAAGACAAGACCACTTTTTTGCTATCTGGAAGAACTGCTTACCCTAACTGGATGCTCAGGCAGATGAAGGATCCGGATCTTTATCAAAGTGCTGCAGGGTTCTATGATGTTAATTTTAAGGTCAACCATACACTAGATGAAAACAATGTGTTGACTTTCTCTGGATACCTCAGTGAGGATAATTTTGAATTTGCATCGGATACTGCTTATGTGTGGAAAACCAAACTCGGTATTCTAAAATGGGGACATAGATTCAGCAATAAATTCCTGATGCAGGCACAGGTGGTAGTGAGTGATTTCCAAAGTAATATTCAGAATACTGAAGCCAGCTACGATTTCGACTATCAATCAGGTATTTTAAACTATCAGGGAAAAATCGATTTTACCTATGAATTGGGAAATTCCCATAAGTTCGATTTTGGCTTTACTTCCCTTTATTATGATTTCAATAATGGGGAATTTACTCCAGGAAGAGAAAACACCACCTCCCAGATGGTGCGAATCCCGCAGGAAAATGCGCTTGAAAGTGCCGTTTATCTGAATGATGAGTACATCATTTCCCCGCGTTTATCCCTGGTGTACGGGTTGAGGATTTCTAATTATTTAGCTTTAGGGGGAAGTTATTTTGAATTTGATCCTGATCAGCCTCGAACATCGGCATCTATCACAGATACTTTGAGCTTTAGCTCAAATGAAATAGCGAAGTCTTTTTTCGGTATAGAGCCCAGGGCTTCTTTTAGATGGCTGGCTACTCCTTCCAGCTCCATCAAGCTCAGCTATTACCGGACGAAACAGTATATCCATCTGATTTCAAATACGGCTGCTATTTCACCTGTGGATTATTGGAAGTCCTCAGGGTATAACCTGTCTCCTTCTATCGCTGATCAATACACCTTGGGTTTTTTCAAAAACTGGAAGGATAATCTATTTGAAGTATCTGTGGAAGGCTATTATAAGGATATACAGAACATCGTCGATTACAAGAATGCCGCAACAATTTTGTTAAATGAAACACTGGATGCGGATTTGGTACAAGGCGCAGGAAAAGCGTATGGGGCAGAATTTTTGATCAGGAAAAATCGTGGAAAACTGACAGGATGGGTAGGATATACTTATTCTAGAAGCTTAAGGAAGTTTGACGAATCTCCGTTCAAAGAGGAAAAAATCAATGGCGGAAACTTTTTCCCAGCCAACTATGACAAGCCCCATGACGTCTCCTTGGTCATGGATTACAAGGTAAGCAGAAGGTTTTCTATGAACCTAAACTTTGCCTATTCTACAGGCAGACCAATTACGGTTCCTGTTTCCAAATTTCAATATGAAGATATTCTCTCTGTGCTGAATTACAGTGACAGAAACCAATATCGGATTCCGGATTATCACAGATTGGATTTGGCTTTTACGTTGAAAAGCGGGTTGAAAAAAGAGAAAGCTATTGACGGGGAGTGGGTATTCTCCATTTATAATGTGTACGGGAGGAGAAATCCTTTCTCAGTGTATTTTACCCAAAGAGGAAATGCTTTCCAACTCTCCGTATTAGGCAGTGCCTTTCCGTCTATCTCATACAATTTTAAATTATAAAGATGCGACAGAGTTTTGCAATAGCGCTTTTACTGATATTGACTGCCTGTATTGATCCCATTTCCTTCGAGACAGGAAGTGAACCACGCCGGCTGGTTGTGGACGGCTTTATCTCAAATATTTCCTACCTAGAGCAAAGTAAAAAGGCTGCACCTCCTCAGAGATTTTATGTGGCGTTGCGATGGACTAGTGTAGTTAACAATGTCTTGGATGAGGTGATTACTGATGCCAAGGTTACCCTATTGACTTCTGAGGGTGAAAGCTATGCCTATCTCTGGAACCCAGAAGCTAAAAAATACTTGATCGGGGATGCTGATTTCTCTGCTAAGGTAGGCGTGACTTATAAAGTGCGTATAGAGACTTCTGATGGGAAAATATACGAATCCGACGAGGATGGGATTCATCCCGCTCCAGCCATTGAGAAAGTAGATGTGGAATATAAGACGATCCTGAAGAGCATTAACGTAGATAGTCAGCCCCAACTAGTCGAGCAGAGAGGTGTTCAGGTTTCTGTACCATTAAAAGAACATTCGGCAGAAACCTTCCATTTTCGATGGAAAATTGTACCGAGTTGGATTTTCGAAACATCAATGCTTGGGGAGGGTAATCCAAACAAGCGATGCTATGCGACTAATCTTTATGAATACCAGGCTATAAAAGTATGGGAGGACAAGACAGGGGGGTATAACCGGGATTTGTTTTTCCTGGAAACAGACGATAATGAGCAGATTAAGCATGGCTATTCAGTCTTTATCACACAATATAGCCTGTCGCCCGAAGGATATCGGTTTTGGGATCAACTTGCTACACAGCAACAAAGTGGAGGAGGTATCTTTGACCCTCCTCCATTTGAGTTGGTGACCAATATCCGTAATGTCGCTGATGCTGAAGAGAAGGTTTCGGGCTACTTCTTTGTAGCCCATGAGTCCTCCTATAGATGGATGCTATTCCCTGAAGATTTACCTTATCAGCTGACATTTTCTGATCCTTGTGAGCCAATTCCTGGCGTACCATTCATTCCTCCTGCAGGCTGTAGCAATTGCCTGGATTATAGAGGGGCACATACTGATATTTCCAACCAAAAACCATCATGGTGGCACGAATTCTAACCTATTTATCTGTAATGTTTTTTCTCATTAATTTGGGAGGAAGCCTGGCTTTGGCTCAGGATACACAGAGCAGAGTGGGCATGGTTGTCTCTTCCTCGATATTTATAAGTGGAGATGTAGTTCCTTTACAGGTATTTCCTGTAGATAATTACGGTAAGCCAGTTGAAAAAGAAGAGCTGCTGAATCTGTATTTGGTTGATAATACAGGGAAAACTGTAACAATCGAGCGATTCAATGTTTCCTTGGGAAAAGCAACATGTGCTTTGTTATTACCAGAACAGCTGGCTACAGGGAATTACAAGCTGGTGGCTCATGTCCCCGGCTCGGATTTTCAGACTGAGGCTACTATCCATGTCTATAATCCTGCTGTTTTTTCATCGACTTCCCTCCCCAAAAATGCTGATCCGGATTTAGATTTGTTAGAACAAAATGTGATTGATAATCAGTCGATTAAGTTTGGATTAGGATCAAGCTCAGCTAAAATCTCATCAAATTCCGATGTAACGGAATTAGTGGTTTTGAAAGTGTACGATCCAAAACTCGAAGCGTCTCCGGTATTTGGAACAGTAAAAGAGTCGGAAGTGGTAGTAGATAATTCACCCAAATTCAACTTAGTGCCGCCTGTCAATGACCCTAACTCAAGAATCTCAGTTTATTTTCTGGATCAGGGGTTGGTTGAGGAGTTTTCATGGCGTGATAGTGCGGAATATGGGGATAAGCTGATACGTCATCCCGGTTCTTCATCTGTCTGGGCATTTCAATCCGACAACTTAGGGACGCCAATAGGAGAGGTGGAGTCGTATCTTTCAGCCTGGAAAAACAATCAATTCAAACCATTTGAAAATACAGTGCCTTTCAGCGAAGCTGTTGTGAAAATTTTAGATCATAAAAGGACTCGGAAATATGTAGACCAGGTTTACCGGACTGAATTTGGTAGCTATGAACCACTCTCAGAGCAATCAGGACATGTCGCTCCTGATCAAATGTATCTGGCTAGTGATTATTCTGGTATTGCCACGTTGAGAGAGGCCTTTTCAGGTATAGTCTCAAAGGCTTCCGTAAAACGGAGCAAAAATACATACGAGTTATACCTGTCCCCGGCTAATGCTGGTTTCCGATACGATTCCGGTCCCCTGATTTTGTTTAATGGATCGCCTCTCTTCAGGCTGGGGGAACTTATGGAAACTCCTTTTCATCAGATAAAATCCATAGCTGTTTATAACTCCATCCAATCCCAGAAGCGATTTGGAATACTGGGAAGATTTGGGGTTGTAAGCATCGAAATGAAGGAGGAATTTCAGGATCCATTGAAAGTTCAGAAAGAAAACTATTCCCACTATTTGGGGATAAATGATTTGGTGCAAGTCAATAAAAAGCTTGACTCAGCTCTACCGGATCTCCGTCCCATTTTGCTATGGGAATCAAAGGTGTTGGTATCGCCAAGCCAAACTTTCGAATGGGAATCATCAGATGTACCTGGAACTTATCAGCTGTGGGGGGCTTGCCTAAGCTCCGAAGGTATCTCCATTTTTACGGAAGACCTTCCTGCTTCTCAAACTACCCACTAATGGAAGTTGCTACTCATTCTATCAGATAAATTACTTAGGGCCTGCTGAAAAACGCCAGTAATCATTCAAAAGCTATCATTTTGAATGATTAACCCTTTTTTCATGAGTAGGGTTTTTAAGCAAGTGCAAGCTTATTGAGGAGAATATGCCTTTATCTATGCATCAGAAAATCTCAAAATCGAGATTTTCGAGCTAGTCTCAGGCATACCATCTTCTATGTTGGCCTCATTCGAGGTATAAGCATACATCTTCACTCGGCCGCCTTGAAGCTGGCATACCTGAGACTTTTTCAGCAAGCCCTACTTAATCTGAGCAGTTACCTGTTTTAGCCAGTTCAGAGAAAAAGGACTTGCTACCTCACACTATAACTTTGCATAAAGGGCTGTCCGTTGGAAGCCACACCTTCCAATAAAAGCCTTCCGCTGTATTTCTCCAGATAGGCGCCTACTTTATTGGGATCCTCTGCAGGGTTTCCGTTGATCTGGGTGATGATGAATCCTTCACGCAAGCCAAGCTCCCGTAGATATCCTCGTGTCAATCCGGTGATTTTAATTCCATAATCCACTCCGAATTTGTCTTTCTCAATGGTGTTGACAGCCTCTAGTCTTGCTCCTAAAATACCTGAACTATAGAATTCTCGCTTGATTACGCCGTCCCCACCTTCTAGGTTTTGAAGTCGGAGATCGGCTGTTTTTGAAGATCCTTTCCGTAGAAAATCAACACTAAGGTCATCGCCTGGATAATAATAGGACAATGCTTCTTCAAAGCTTCCCTTTCCTGTAATTATCTGGTTTCCTAGTTTGGTGATCACATCGTTCCGTTGCAATCCGGCTTGCTCTGCCGCACCTCCTTTGATCACATGGGTGACTATGACCCCATCCAGGGTTTTGATGTTCATTTCCTCTGCTAGCTCAGGTGTGATCTCTACCGCTTCTATGCCCGGAATAGCTTTTTGAACCTCGCCATATTGTATCAGGTCATTGGAGACTTTCAATGCTATATCCACCGGAACGGCAAATCCATATCCTGTATAAGACCCTGTTCTGGACAGAATAGCAGTATTGATCCCAACAAGTTCGCCATTTACATTGACAAGAGCGCCTCCAGAGTTGCCCGGGTTGATAGGAGCATCTGTCTGAATAAAGCTTTCCAGAGGAAAATCCCCTCCCAGGATATTGATTTGTCGTTCTTTTGCCGATACAATTCCGGCGGTGACAGTAGAGGTAAGGTTGAAAGGATTTCCAACTGCAAGTACCCACTCACCGATTTTCAGATCCCGGCTGCTTCCCCGTTTTATTGCGGGCAGATTTTCTCCTTCGATTTTTAGTACAGCGATGTCTGTATTTTTATCTGTGCCGATCAATTTGGCTTTGAATGTTCTCTTCTTATGTACCACTTCTATGGTTTCC from Algoriphagus sp. NG3 encodes the following:
- a CDS encoding nucleotidyltransferase substrate binding protein, whose amino-acid sequence is MKTLAKNPAQAHVEFSNSLEELVDYSRRAKSSEFSEAHSRQLLICFEKTHELALDLLTSYFKQLGKGPYSGSRDLTVEAFHADLIDDGKAWLDIVIDRIQYSPVYEIDTQEKFLVNIHKRYIRLLQRFEETMSKKLNE
- a CDS encoding SusC/RagA family TonB-linked outer membrane protein, which encodes MKKILLFSFLMVLAGLAWAQNRTIEGTVTSSSDGTTLPGVSVILKGTQNGTITDIDGKYQLTVPSTGGVLIFSFVGMTSTEIEIGNQSTIDAQLGEDITQLNEVVVTALNVEREKKTLGYATQEVVAENLRVARETNLNEALAGKISGVQVVSGSGAKFGEAVVRIRGVRGFGGGSPLYVVDGVPIADPASINMDNVASINVLKGANASALYGSRAKEGVIIITMKRAKAGAMTIDFNNTTTFENVSVMPKYQNEYGGGYSQDFETFTFNPATDDPALAGLNGALIPNFSADESWGPRMDGRQVAQWDAFTPGTETYGQTRPWSPNPDNVKNFFNTGVGVQNSLNIGKAGEGYNVNATVTNVNRTGVLPNTNQGRTFLNLNASVDLAKGLTMRIMSNYNRTNTFGNLTEGYQGSVSQNFNQWFQRQLDMDLLKRYYRMPDGRYTSWNINSARNSTPLYWNNLYTEQYGNIAESQKDVYNGKFGLSYEIVDGLSVVANASRYYESYRWDDRIASGTLELDRYRQGTEERTEDNFEFMGQYNKVTENFSISALAGGNIRFDKASENRIETAGGLSVPDLYNVSASVDRPVVENEFGNREVRSLFAQASVGYKEILFLDASIRRDWDSVLPADNNAFTYPAISTSFIFSELLGNQNILSFGKLRAGYAEVGSELDPYQLDPTYALGTPYNGNPTMGYPNELVDPTLRPSTTSALETGIELAFLNGRIRTEFSYFYYDNTNEIIRTEVPSTTGINFYTINAGKTYTRGWDATIGGTPIQSANFNWDINFNFARSRNFIEEIYPGIDAVQLINGFLGDRVSGGWGSISARAKVGEEWGTIIGAKYERDEAGRIVVGADGIPLQVQNQVLGTVLPDYTGGIFNRFTYKDFELSFTIDWQIGGKINSITNMFNAYSGLGEMTVGNNDKGVPMRDAVEDGGGLKFDGVYADGTENDTYLETDAYWKSLFGLHEAWVYDASYVKLREIRFGYNLPQSLLQRTNFLRTAAVAVVANNPWLIKTNVPGLDPSQLSGDTRTSRNNGAWVDSGQLPATRSIGFDIRLGF
- a CDS encoding SusD/RagB family nutrient-binding outer membrane lipoprotein, which produces MKKIISKYILIGMVTVGVASCDIGDFGDTNVNPNETTQAIPSSLLTNSINSLKGTVDAPQGSLYSQYLANSQYTSADNYLTIIFDYGAIYRGALMDLEQIILVNSNEETMVEASRYGSNENQIAVAQILQSYYFQRTTDRWGDIPYSQALNIADGVRQPAFDAQSDIYAGILATLKTAQANISTTAPVQGDILFDGDMDMWKKFANTLRMVMALRLSEVDPTTGAAEFASAVNDGVIALDNSENIFYANLPEAAFQNAWFERFLTRRDYAVANTLVDRMQTVANGGVLNVAMDPRLPVYADPTENGGKYVGMPYGLSEARSGAIPNTNKSFLGEELRAQDAPNYIFTSAQVLFSMAEAVHRGWIAGDAEALYYQGIEASLEQYEVASGYATYISNSWVQYDNARALEKINTQKWIANFLNGYEAWAEWRRTGYPDLKPGEDALNASGQIPVRQAYPLFEVNLNSTNYAAVVARQGEDGLDTPVWWDVD
- a CDS encoding TonB-dependent receptor, encoding MKRKLPHLLFFLLLTPILFAQEVTKSIFFDQDYSETPLTVVLDNLQKHTESRFFYKKEWGIEGFLVTAKQGENAIDYIENLLKNYGYSIVHYNELLIIVNQEGLEAYRYEKWEEDDANLNGYKLIGAGKPENSNLPVTLSGRITDAGENEPLIGASIQVVGSEKGVVTDLDGNYELKIIPGKHKLLVQYSGYEPQSVPIQLINTGQLDVGLFNETLKLEEFTITARSQDVSVSEKIAGREILDIAVIKSLPTFMGEVDPVKSLISLPGVSSVGEGTSGFNVRGGDPGQNLVMMDGAIVYNSSHLFGFFGAFNSDLIRDVELYKGGGPANYGGRVSSVLNVNLRNGNSQGMEVQGGIGLISSRLLVEGPLKKDKTTFLLSGRTAYPNWMLRQMKDPDLYQSAAGFYDVNFKVNHTLDENNVLTFSGYLSEDNFEFASDTAYVWKTKLGILKWGHRFSNKFLMQAQVVVSDFQSNIQNTEASYDFDYQSGILNYQGKIDFTYELGNSHKFDFGFTSLYYDFNNGEFTPGRENTTSQMVRIPQENALESAVYLNDEYIISPRLSLVYGLRISNYLALGGSYFEFDPDQPRTSASITDTLSFSSNEIAKSFFGIEPRASFRWLATPSSSIKLSYYRTKQYIHLISNTAAISPVDYWKSSGYNLSPSIADQYTLGFFKNWKDNLFEVSVEGYYKDIQNIVDYKNAATILLNETLDADLVQGAGKAYGAEFLIRKNRGKLTGWVGYTYSRSLRKFDESPFKEEKINGGNFFPANYDKPHDVSLVMDYKVSRRFSMNLNFAYSTGRPITVPVSKFQYEDILSVLNYSDRNQYRIPDYHRLDLAFTLKSGLKKEKAIDGEWVFSIYNVYGRRNPFSVYFTQRGNAFQLSVLGSAFPSISYNFKL
- a CDS encoding DUF4249 domain-containing protein, which produces MRQSFAIALLLILTACIDPISFETGSEPRRLVVDGFISNISYLEQSKKAAPPQRFYVALRWTSVVNNVLDEVITDAKVTLLTSEGESYAYLWNPEAKKYLIGDADFSAKVGVTYKVRIETSDGKIYESDEDGIHPAPAIEKVDVEYKTILKSINVDSQPQLVEQRGVQVSVPLKEHSAETFHFRWKIVPSWIFETSMLGEGNPNKRCYATNLYEYQAIKVWEDKTGGYNRDLFFLETDDNEQIKHGYSVFITQYSLSPEGYRFWDQLATQQQSGGGIFDPPPFELVTNIRNVADAEEKVSGYFFVAHESSYRWMLFPEDLPYQLTFSDPCEPIPGVPFIPPAGCSNCLDYRGAHTDISNQKPSWWHEF